From the genome of Desulfovibrio sp. JY:
CCGGCTAGGGCGTCCAGGACCTGGTTGCGCTGGCCGAGCGTCAGCTTCGACCAGGACGCCGCCGGGCCGCCCAGGATGCGGCCGAACATCTCGATCAGCAGGTCTTTGTCCGCCTCATACGAGAGCGTGGTCGCCTTGAGCAGCGTCCCGAAAAAGACCTTGGATTGCATGTTGTAGATGGCGGCGCAGGGAACGAAAGATCGCTTGGCCATGGGGCTCCTCTCGTGGTTTCGGCGCATCCGGCCGTCTGCTTAGAAGGCAGAGGGCCGGCTGACGTGTGGGCTGCTCGTCAGGCCCGGGCCGCCACGCCCGGACGACCGCCCGCTCGGGGCGGTTTCGCAAAAGATCAGGCGGCCGCGTTTTCGACCGTTTCAGTTTTCAGCTCGTAGAAGAATTCATCCTCGGCCACCCGTTGCACGCCGACCGTCGCCAAGCGTTCTTCCGGCCACTCGCGCATGGCTTCTTTGTCCACTTCGGGCTTGATCCGGATCGCTTCGAGAAAAGCGCCGCCATCCGGGGAATCGGCCAGTTCCTGGAGCCGCCCCAGCACCAGCTTCCAGGTCCACCGTGCCAGCGTCTTGAGCTTGGTGGACTGCCGAAAGCCCAGGACACCGAATGTCAGGTCCAGGGACTTCTTTTTCGGGAATAAATCGTCCTTGCGGGCCGTGGAGAAGTTGGCCAGGGCCACCTCCAGGTCCTTCGCGCGAGCCGCCAACGGCGCGGACTGCGCCTTGGCCTCGGCCTTGATGCTGTCGATGGATTCGTTCATCACATGTTCAAGCGCGGCCAGATCGCGCTTGATGCCGGCCAACTCGGCCAGGGCCGCATCGGCCTCCTTGATGTCCGAAAGGGCGAGCACCTTTGGTTTCGTCCTAGCCATGGGAAACCTCCTCTTCTTCCTTTTGAAATCGGGCCAGGATGGCCTGGCAGTTCTCGACGATCTTGCCGCGAATAGCCGGCTGGTAGGGATCACGCGTCAGAAAAAGACGCACGACGTCCAGCGCGGCCCGCTTTTCGGTTTCGAACGGATCGCGGATTTTCCGAGGCGGCCAAGGCGTGTCCACCCTGTCCCTGGCGGCTTCGGTCGCGCGAAACAGGTGCGTCTGGCCGCGCATGCCGTGGCGTTCCAGAAAACCCGCCTCGGCCAGCCATTGGCAGTATTTGCGTACGTGGTCGTAGGAGACGCGTGAGACGGTGGCCAAATCTTGATAGGCAAAGCCGGGCTTGGCTGAGCGGATTGCCCGCCAGACGCGCTGATAGAACTCGCCGGAGCGTTTTTCTTCGGTATCGGGATTGAACCGAAACACGCCATCCTCGACGCGAAGCAGCTCTCGGCGTTTGACCATCTCGTTGACCTGCCTACGAACCCTGGCTTTGGCCGGCTCATCGGAGCAGACCAAAGCCTCGTAGATAAGGGGATAGGCTACGGTTTGCTTGCCGCCTACGGACAACCCCTGGATAACCAGGCGCACGCGGTCCGCATCGGGTGTTCTCATGCCCGCCTCCAGGACCGCTGTTTTTGCACGGCCCGAACCATGGCCGCGTCGGCGCGGTTGGTCTCATGCGCCTTGGCCGCCTGTTCCAGGAGCCCGATCATGTTGCGCACCAGCCGCATGTCGCCGTCGGACGTGGCCCGGACCATGGCGCAGGCTTCGGATGTCAGGTCGAGGTCGGCCGCTTCCAAGGCGAAAGCCGCTATGTCGGCCTCGTCCACCGGGGCAAAGGGCACTTCCTGGGTCACGCGCGACCAGATGCGCCGGCGCTGAGACAAGAGCCCGATAAGCTCTTCCTCACCGATGAGGATCACAGCGGCACCGCTGGCCTCGTGGATATCGCGCAGATCCTCGATCCGACTGAAATGCAGACGGTCCGCCTCGTCCATGTAGATGGAGGAGGACATTTTCTGCTTACGGCGCTTATCCAACGTCTCGATGATCTTCACTTTGCAGGCGCTGGCCGAGCGCGGTGCTTTGGTTCCTGTGGCCTCGAAGCACAGCCGTCCCAGAAAGGCGGCCTGGCTTTCGTTTTCCCAAGCGGACAGGTAGACCCCGCCCCGCTCGGTGTGGCTGTTGCGCGCGGCAAAGGTCTTGCCGCGACCGGCCTGTCCCCAGGCCACGACAATGCCCGGTTGGCCGCGTTCGGTGTCCTCGACGGTCAGCACGGCCCGCCGGAATGCGGTCACGTTGCCCGTCTCCACAAAAACCGATTTCATGCTTCCAATCCTCCCCCGTTAGCAGCCATGCGGCGGCGCGCGTAGACCCGGCGAAGGCCCTCGAAACGGCCCCGCGCGCAAGCCGCGTATTCCTCGGTTTGCTCGTAACGGGCCATCCAGTCGGCATCGGCCTCACGCAGGGCCATGCCGTCCCGGACAGACACGTTGAAAAGGTATTCGTAGCGGTCGAGTTCGGTGACGATTGAGGCCATCTGTGCCGGCGGCACATAAGCCGGAGCGGCTTCGATCTTGGCCCGGGCCGCGCTTTTGGCGGCTTCGATGCTTTTGACGTTGGGCGCGGGAGGGGCGGGGATGGCAGGTGGGGCCACCTTCTGCTCGGCCACAAGCTGCATGCGGTGCTGCGTTTCCGGGAGCACGACATTCTTGAGGAATTCCCGGGCATCGGCTGTGACCTGGTTTTCGAGAGCCTTTTTGTAGGCGATCTCGGAGGCCAGAAGCGCCTTGTCCTCATCCGTGCCCAGAATGCCGGCGGCAGGATGCACGTTGGTTGGGACCGGCGTGGCCTCGCAGATAAGCCGCTTGCCCGTTTCATCGTAGACAAGCACGGACCGGCGATCCTGCTCGTCATAGCGCACCAGCACCGAATGACGCAGGGAATGTAAAAATGGGTGGCGGTAATGCCGGCCGAAAATCTTGACCCCGTTCTGGTCGATTTGGCGAACGGTTTTGGAGAGCATGCAAAGCCGCAGTTTGCGCAACTCGGCGTCGGTCAGGCCCGACCCGGCTCCGGGCTCGAACGCTTCAAGCGGCGACCGACCTTTCAAGTGACCACGTTGCGGGCGGTGGGCGTATTCGTCGAACCACATGGCCACGGCCGTGTGGGCTTCTTCAAGGGTCAGCGGCCGGTAGCCCGACGCTTCATACAGCTTGCGATGCAGGTCTTCGCCACGCTTGAGGCGGGGCGGCTTGGTAGCGATAGACGAGCCGACATAGGAGGGGCACCAGCGTTCCAATTCACCGAACGTCCCGAAGAATCGTTCGATGGTCTTGGACTGGCCGTGATAGCCCCAAGCAAAAATTGTTTGGATGCCAAGCTCTTGAAATACGCCACCCAGGCCGGTTTGCGTCAGATCAACCCCGGTAAAGAACTTGCCCTTGAACGCTTTGCCGTTGTCCAGGTAGGCGATGCGGGGAAACTTCCCAAGGCGCAGGCAGGCCCGGCGTAGGGCCGAAGCGATGGCTTGCGTGTTTTCCGTGGGCAGGATTTCCCATCCCAAAGGGTAGCTGGACGCCATGTCGTACCAGAGCACCAGCTCCATGCGCGCGCCCTTGCCGGTCTCCGGGTCGAGTATCTCGAAGTTCAAGACATGGCCGTCAGCCACCATGATGTCGCCGACCTGGATCTTCGAGTAGTCGCGCACGATGTACGGGCAGCATTCGTCCACCCAGGCTTTTTTGCCCTTTCGGGAATAGACGAATTCGCCGTAGTTATTGGCGATCCACTTTTCGATAAAGCGGCGGATGGTGATTTCGGAGCAGGGCGGCAACCCAGCCGGCTTGAAGGCTTTGAGGGCCTCGCGGCAGACTTCGGCGATGTTCGGCTGGTTCGGATGCCGAACCAGGGCGGTGATGATGGTCTGATGGGCCACTGTGAGCACCGGCTCGACGCGCACGCCGCCGCGCGTGTCAGCCAGGGCGAGGGCAGAGCCGGTGCGCCGCAGTTTGAGCTTCCAGCGTTCGAGAGATTGCACGGACACCGCATCCCCGAGCACCTCCTTGATCTTCGGCCACACGCCGGCCCGGTAGGCGGCGAGAAATTCTTTTTGGGCAATGCCCTTGCGCGAGGCCTTAGACAGGGCTTCGGTATAAAGCCGCACCAGATCGGCCCTGGCCAGCGCGCCGCACCGTTGGTACTCGGTGAGGGCGAGTTCGGACGCTTCGGCGGGCAGGTTCGCACCTTCGGAGGCCGTCAGGGCGTCCTGGACCTCGGCAGGGAGGGAGGCAGCAAGATACAGCCGGCGGTGGCCGCCACGGCCAGGCGAGGGCTCTTCCTCAAACAGCCATCCTTCTTTCTTGGCCCTGGCTTCGGCTCTCTGGCGTGATACGCCGAGCGCTTTTGCGATATTCTGTGCCGTGTACTTGTCTTGCATTGTGCCGCCGTCCGCTTGTCGTGGCTACAGGCCCTTGGTACGAAGAATCGAGAGACGAACAGCTGTCGGGAGACACCGCCGTGACACACAAACGCTTACCGAACCTTGAGCCGCCCATCGGATATGACGACCTTGAACAGCGTCTTTTTGAAGTCCGTGACCGGATTTATGAAGCCTATGATCGAGACGAACTTGTAAAGCCCGCCTTTGATTTGTCAGAACAATTTTGGAGCAACACCGCTTTGCGAGAAGCAACGGCCGAAGTTCTTCTAGGGTGTATTGTGTGGACAGAAGCAGGGCGATCGAGCGCCGAATTGCTTCGGGACTGCTTGCCCGAAATAAGAGAACTACAGGTGTACGCGCTGAATTCTCTCCTGAAGTACACGCAACTGAAAGCACACACCCAAAAAGGGGTGATCCTGAGCCGGGGTAGTCTGGTAGATGCATGGATACATCTGCTTGTGGAATTTCGTGAAGCTCTTGTCCGAGAATCGGATCATTGGATTTGGCGAGTACAACAACCCGATTATGTTCCTGATAATTTTTTTGATTAGACATTATAAAACTCCACGTTATCGGCTGCTCATCAGGCCGGACGCGCCACCGTCCGACGACCGCCCGCGAAGGGCGGTTTCGCGCTATTCGCCCAAAAATTGCGTAAGCAGATTCGTAGCCATGTAGGCGGAACCGTTGTCGACCATCGACACCTGGACTCCACACAGGCAGACAAGCGCCGCCCGAACCGCCATTTCCGGCAGGCCGTTTTGCCTCAAAACCTGGGCAATCTGTTCCATCTCTTCCGCCTTCCCGGTCATCCGCTTCCGCTTGCTCATCACCAGCCTCCTTTCCGTTTGATATCTTCCGCGCCCCGCTCTGGCGGTCTTGCCGCTCGGCCCCTGGCTTCGCGAAAGCGCGGAAATTATAGAGCGGCCTAGGCCGCTTGCTTGTCCTTGGTCTCCGGCAGGGCGAGCCATTTCACTGGACAGCCGGCGTCCACGAGTCCCTGCAAGGCCTGACTGTTATTGCGGCGGCCCCAGATGGTGTCGGACATGTGCTGACGGGGTACGCCGGCAAAATGGGCGAGCGTGGCGACGGAGACGCCCTTGCGCGCCATCCAGGCTTTGATTTCCCTGCTGTTACGCTTCATAGTTCCGTCTCGATCTTGCGTTTGCGCGCCCGCAGGCGCTTGATTTCCTGTTCCGTCCGCGCCCACTCTAGAAGCTTGGCATCCTCGCCATCGATCACCCGCCATCCCTTTCCATGAGACCTGACCAGCAGGGCCAACGGCTCGGGCGTGCCGAAGACGTGGCAAAACAGGTTGAGCGCGCGCACGCTCGGCACGTAGTCGGGCGCTTGCGGGTTAAGCCACTTTTCGAAGGTGGCCAGCCCAAGCTCCTTGGAGCTTCCGGCCGCCAGCCGGACCCCGAACCGTCGCGCAGCTTCATTGAGCCTATCAACGGCCTCGGCCCGCGATAGCCCCGCCGCTTGGACGATCCGATCCATGGACATCGCAATGTCCGCGTCCGGATTGAGCTCGGGGAGTTCGAGCAGGCTGAGTTGTCGGGCTTGGGCTGCCAAATCCTATTTCTCCGATCCAAATTTTCCCGGGGCCTGGACATTGAGGATTTCCGCCGCCCCTGTTAGCTATGGGCTGACGGGTCAAGTGACCCCGGACAGGGTTAGGATTAGAACCTAATATTGTGAAGGTCAACAGTATTTTTAGGTTGCATATTCAAAAAAATGTAACAATTTAGGTTTCCACTTCTAACATGTTGATATTAAAAAACTAAAAAGGTGATATCTAGATGACCCCAGAGGTTGCAAATTTAGTTGCAAATTCCGACTCAGAATTAGCAACTCGGTTCGACGAAATCTTCGCACGCTTGAAGCAAGCAGTTGGGGCACAAACAGACATCGAGCTTGGGACTTCTTTAGGTTTAAAACAACAAACAATTTCAACTACTAAGCGGAGAAAACAGCTTCCGGCGATATGGATAACAAGAGCATCCCTCGCATATGGGATCTCTTCGGATTGGATTCTGTATGGTACTGGCTCCATGCGGCGGGGAGAAAGCCAACTTGCCCCGGAATCCGGGCAAAAGCCGACGGGCAGTCTCGAGGATGAACGCCGGTGGATGAGCGCTGAAGCCGCGCCAGAGCTGGGATACGAGCTGGTGCCGAAGGTCCGGGCGCGGTTGTGTGCCGGCACGGGCAGCCTGGAGACGGAAGGGGAAGTGATCGGCCTCTATGCGTTCAAGCGAGAGTTCTTGAAGCGCAAAGGGCACCCCAAGAAAATGGTGCTGATGGATGTTGTCGGTGACAGCATGGAACCGGAAATCTTCTCTGGAGATACTGTACTAATCGACGAAAGCCAGCGCGAAATAATATCTGGTGGCCTCTTTGCGGTGGGTATTGATTCGGCAGTGCTCGTGAAATACGTCGATGCTTTGCCTGGAAAGCTCAGTTTTCGCAGTAGGAACGAGCGTTATAATCCAATCG
Proteins encoded in this window:
- a CDS encoding helix-turn-helix domain-containing protein, which produces MTPEVANLVANSDSELATRFDEIFARLKQAVGAQTDIELGTSLGLKQQTISTTKRRKQLPAIWITRASLAYGISSDWILYGTGSMRRGESQLAPESGQKPTGSLEDERRWMSAEAAPELGYELVPKVRARLCAGTGSLETEGEVIGLYAFKREFLKRKGHPKKMVLMDVVGDSMEPEIFSGDTVLIDESQREIISGGLFAVGIDSAVLVKYVDALPGKLSFRSRNERYNPIEVDMAGDLANMVRIIGRVVWSCREYVR
- a CDS encoding Mu transposase C-terminal domain-containing protein → MQDKYTAQNIAKALGVSRQRAEARAKKEGWLFEEEPSPGRGGHRRLYLAASLPAEVQDALTASEGANLPAEASELALTEYQRCGALARADLVRLYTEALSKASRKGIAQKEFLAAYRAGVWPKIKEVLGDAVSVQSLERWKLKLRRTGSALALADTRGGVRVEPVLTVAHQTIITALVRHPNQPNIAEVCREALKAFKPAGLPPCSEITIRRFIEKWIANNYGEFVYSRKGKKAWVDECCPYIVRDYSKIQVGDIMVADGHVLNFEILDPETGKGARMELVLWYDMASSYPLGWEILPTENTQAIASALRRACLRLGKFPRIAYLDNGKAFKGKFFTGVDLTQTGLGGVFQELGIQTIFAWGYHGQSKTIERFFGTFGELERWCPSYVGSSIATKPPRLKRGEDLHRKLYEASGYRPLTLEEAHTAVAMWFDEYAHRPQRGHLKGRSPLEAFEPGAGSGLTDAELRKLRLCMLSKTVRQIDQNGVKIFGRHYRHPFLHSLRHSVLVRYDEQDRRSVLVYDETGKRLICEATPVPTNVHPAAGILGTDEDKALLASEIAYKKALENQVTADAREFLKNVVLPETQHRMQLVAEQKVAPPAIPAPPAPNVKSIEAAKSAARAKIEAAPAYVPPAQMASIVTELDRYEYLFNVSVRDGMALREADADWMARYEQTEEYAACARGRFEGLRRVYARRRMAANGGGLEA
- a CDS encoding XRE family transcriptional regulator, whose protein sequence is MKRNSREIKAWMARKGVSVATLAHFAGVPRQHMSDTIWGRRNNSQALQGLVDAGCPVKWLALPETKDKQAA
- a CDS encoding ATP-binding protein, with product MKSVFVETGNVTAFRRAVLTVEDTERGQPGIVVAWGQAGRGKTFAARNSHTERGGVYLSAWENESQAAFLGRLCFEATGTKAPRSASACKVKIIETLDKRRKQKMSSSIYMDEADRLHFSRIEDLRDIHEASGAAVILIGEEELIGLLSQRRRIWSRVTQEVPFAPVDEADIAAFALEAADLDLTSEACAMVRATSDGDMRLVRNMIGLLEQAAKAHETNRADAAMVRAVQKQRSWRRA
- a CDS encoding host-nuclease inhibitor Gam family protein, producing MARTKPKVLALSDIKEADAALAELAGIKRDLAALEHVMNESIDSIKAEAKAQSAPLAARAKDLEVALANFSTARKDDLFPKKKSLDLTFGVLGFRQSTKLKTLARWTWKLVLGRLQELADSPDGGAFLEAIRIKPEVDKEAMREWPEERLATVGVQRVAEDEFFYELKTETVENAAA